One genomic window of Quercus robur chromosome 6, dhQueRobu3.1, whole genome shotgun sequence includes the following:
- the LOC126690342 gene encoding uncharacterized protein LOC126690342, which translates to MGDIDIDSQLLGTSQNTLMLVSDYPPQVENASSTKGKRGSNFSVEEDQLLVSAWFNTSVDAIHSNEQTQNTFRQNVWEYFMQYNTFGTTRTTISLISPGAWLNNAHYQSGIIISNAKALYKEMHKKPFLLERCWFMLKDQPKFADPNGRLRASMPSTPESKSIGEGDCGSGLGDNSNFERPIDRKAEKANRKNKATGKDVGEYLTKKLKFIE; encoded by the exons ATGGGGGATATAGATATTGACTCACAACTTTTGGGAACATCTCAAAATACTCTTATGTTAGTTTCTGATTATCCACCTCAAGTTGAAAATGCATCTTCTACAAAAGGAAAACGGGGCTCTAACTTTAGTGTAGAGGAAGATCAACTCCTAGTGTCAGCATGGTTTAATACTAGTGTTGATGCCATACACAGTAatgaacaaacacaaaatacattTCGTCAAAATGTTTGGGAATATTTCATGCAGTACAATACATTTGGTACCACACGTACTACTATCTCCTTGATAAGTCCGGGTGCATGGCTAAATAACGCACATTATCAAAGTGGTATAATC atcagCAATGCGAAGGCTTTGTATAAAGAGATGCACAAGAAACCCTTTCTTCTTGAACGTTGTTGGTTCATGTTAAAGGACCAACCAAAGTTTGCTGATCCTAATGGAAGATTGAGAGCATCCATGCCTTCAACTCCGGAGTCAAAATCTATTGGCGAAGGGGATTGTGGATCTGGACTTGGTGATAATTCCAATTTTGAGAGGCCAATTGATAGGAAGGCCGAAAAGGCCAACCGAAAGAACAAAGCCACCGGAAAAGATGTAGGGGAATATTTGaccaagaaattgaaatttattgaGTAG
- the LOC126689324 gene encoding probable aspartic proteinase GIP2, which translates to MFPSMASLIQFLLLILYLTHKSQALSFHLPNALVLPIIKDVTTLQYVTRIHHGTPLVPINLVVDLGGPFIWTDCASTHVSSSSRLIPNRSIKCSRAKAHGFESRSSLSSTQTCELFPENRVTRMSTRGDLVEDIVAVQSKAAGSITTVNDFLFSCGPTFLLHGLVGDTKGMLGLGRTRISLPSQISTALNTAQKFTICLSSSNGIIAFGEGPNDSIFGTEISRSLMYTPLVTNPGDEYSIQDYFIGINSIKINGKLLSLKATLGASKLSTIVPYTTMESTIYGTFIRAYVKAASSMNMTRVASVAPFGLCFNSKGIDSTHEGPKVPIIELVLQSETVMWRIFGRNSMVQVTKEVMCLGFLDGGLNPKASIVLGGYQLEDMLLQFEMGTSMLGFSQSLLKRQTTCSKFKLDSWAGE; encoded by the coding sequence ATGTTTCCTTCTATGGCTTCTTTAattcagtttcttcttcttattctgtACCTTACCCACAAATCTCAAGCTCTGAGTTTTCACTTACCAAATGctctagtccttcccatcatCAAAGATGTTACAACCCTCCAATATGTGACCAGAATTCATCATGGCACTCCTCTTGTTCCCATCAATCTTGTAGTCGATCTCGGCGGTCCATTTATCTGGACTGATTGTGCCTCAACACACGTGTCATCGTCTAGCCGTCTGATCCCCAATCGCTCAATCAAGTGCTCAAGAGCCAAAGCCCATGGTTTTGAGAGTAGGTCTAGCCTTTCTAGTACTCAAACGTGTGAACTTTTCCCAGAAAACAGGGTCACAAGAATGTCCACACGAGGAGATCTTGTAGAAGACATCGTAGCCGTTCAGTCCAAAGCTGCTGGCTCAATCACCACCGTCAATGACTTCCTCTTCTCTTGTGGACCGACATTTTTATTACATGGTCTTGTTGGTGACACCAAAGGAATGTTAGGCCTAGGAAGAACTCGTATTTCACTTCCATCACAGATTTCCACAGCGCTCAACACTGCCCAGAAATTCACAATCTGCCTATCATCATCAAATGGCATCATAGCATTCGGCGAAGGGCCTAATGACTCAATTTTTGGCACCGAAATTTCAAGGTCGCTCATGTACACACCCCTTGTTACTAACCCAGGTGATGAATATTCAATACAAGATTACTTTATTGGCATCAATTCCATCAAAATAAATGGCAAGCTATTATCCTTGAAAGCAACATTAGGAGCGAGCAAATTGAGCACAATTGTGCCTTACACCACCATGGAGAGCACAATATATGGTACGTTTATTAGAGCTTATGTTAAGGCTGCTAGTTCTATGAATATGACTAGGGTGGCTTCGGTGGCACCTTTTGGCCTTTGCTTTAACTCAAAGGGCATTGATAGCACACATGAGGGGCCAAAAGTGCCAATTATTGAATTGGTGCTACAAAGTGAGACTGTGATGTGGAGGATATTTGGTAGAAATTCCATGGTTCAGGTAACCAAGGAAGTTATGTGCTTGGGATTTTTGGATGGAGGTTTGAACCCGAAGGCTTCGATTGTATTAGGGGGATATCAATTGGAGGACATGTTGCTACAATTTGAAATGGGTACTTCCATGCTGGGATTCAGTCAATCGCTCTTGAAGAGGCAAACAACTTGTTCCAAATTCAAATTGGATTCCTGGGCTGGCGAGTAG
- the LOC126690343 gene encoding probable aquaporin NIP7-1 has translation MKGLLEEQLPHHNSNNASTCDQSKDDQEMGSSAMSKSGNVFSNSGFSCFPRGMDLNLGRVALAEMVGTFILMFSVCGIIACTQLLKGEVGLLEYAATAGLTVVVVIFSIGPISCAHVNPAITIAFASFGHFPWSKVPLYIIAQILGSVLATYVGQSVYGLKPEIMITRPLQGCNSAFWVELIASFIIMFLAASLTYQAQSVGHLSGFAVGIAIALAVLITGPVSGGSMNPARSLGPAIISWKFNDLWIYVTAPVIGAVTGALLFRVLHLQCQPCSSMPNPSS, from the exons ATGAAAGGCTTGTTGGAAGAGCAACTACCTCATCACAATTCAAACAATGCATCAACTTGTGACCAGTCTAAAGATGATCAAGAAATGGGCTCTAGTGCCATGTCAAAGAGTGGAAATGTCTTCAGCAACTCAGGCTTTAGCTGCTTTCCACGAGGAATGGATCTAAATCTTGGACGTGTG GCTTTAGCAGAGATGGTAGGGACTTTCATTTTGATGTTTTCAGTATGTGGGATCATAGCATGCACCCAGCTGTTGAAAGGCGAAGTGGGTCTCCTGGAGTATGCAGCCACAGCAGGATTGACAGTGGTGGTTGTGATTTTCTCAATAGGGCCTATCTCTTGTGCGCATGTTAATCCTGCTATCACAATTGCTTTTGCAAGCTTTGGTCATTTTCCATGGTCCAAG GTTCCACTCTATATAATAGCACAAATATTGGGTTCTGTATTGGCAACATATGTTGGACAGTCAGTTTATGGTTTAAAACCAGAAATTATGATCACCAGGCCACTACAAGGTTGCAATTCTGCCTTCTGGGTGGAGCTCATTGCAAGTTTTATAATCATGTTCCTAGCTGCATCATTGACATACCAAGCTCAATCT GTAGGCCACTTGTCTGGCTTTGCTGTTGGAATAGCCATTGCACTAGCTGTGTTAATCACAGG GCCAGTTTCAGGAGGATCAATGAATCCTGCAAGGTCATTAGGGCCTGCAATCATTTCATGGAAGTTCAATGACTTATGGATATATGTAACTGCCCCAGTCATTGGAGCTGTTACAGGTGCTCTACTGTTTCGTGTTCTGCATCTTCAATGCCAGCCATGTAGTTCAATGCCTAACCCATCTAGTTAA